The Chrysiogenia bacterium genome contains the following window.
AATCAGGCAGCCGGTTACCGTGGGCTCGCTGATCATCACGAACACATCCAGGGCGTCGCCGTCGTCGGCCAGCGACGAGGGCAGAAAGCCGTAGGCGGCCGGGTACTGCATCGCCGACGAGAGAACGCGGTCCACGCGAAAGATCTGGAGCTCGGGGTCGTACTCGTACTTGACGCGGCCGCCGCGCGGAATTTCGATGACAACGTGAATGTGTTCAGGGGCCTGCGGTCCTGCAGGCAGCTCGGTCAGGTTCATGGTGATTTCCTCGGGTTGGGGGCGCGGGCGCCGCGCCGCGGGGGAGGGTGGCTCGGCAGGGCGCTGCGCGTCCGGCCGGCGGCGCGATTCTAGGCAAGCAGGGCAAAAAGACAAGGGCCTTCGCCCCGGGTATTTGAGCCCCTATACTGCCCGGCACATGAACAGTGATTCCCACAAAGACGCCTTCCCCAAATGGGTGTGGGTCGTGCTCGGCGCGATTCTGCTCTTCTGCACGCCCTGGTGGGTTCCCTCTGGCTGGGTGGAGCCCACGGTGTGGGGTTTTCCCTTCTGGGGGCTCGTCATGGTGGCCGGCTTCACCGTGCTCGCGGGGTTCACGGCCTGGGTCTACGAGCTGCTCTGGCACGATGAAGACGAGTCGGAGGATTCTGCGCCGTGAAGGAGCTGCTGAGCGGCACCGTCGTCCTGGTCTTTACCGGCATCTACCTGGCCGTTCTGGTGGGCGTGGCGCTCCTTGCGACGCAGCGCTCGCGCGCGGCGGGCGCGGGAGAGGACCCGCGCGACGAGCACGAACTGGGCGGCCGAAGCCTCCCGCTCTTCGTGCTGCTCGGCACGCTCTATGCGAGCCAGTACTCGGGCAACTCCTTCGTGGGGTTTTCGGGAAAAGCCGCACGCGATGGATACGAGTTTATCGGCAGCGTGCTCTTCATGCAGAGCGTGATCGTGGGTTACCTGCTCTACGCGGGCCGGCTGTTCAAACTCTCGCGCGTTCACCGTTACCGTACTCCCGCTGACTTTCTTTTGCATCGCTATGAGCACAAGGGCCTGCATCTTCTGGCCAGCGGGCTGATGATTTTCGCGCTGCTCAACTTCGTTCTCTCGCAGCTTGTCGCCATCGGCAAGATCACCATGGTGATGGGACAGAGCTCCGACGGAATGCCGCTGCATCCGGCGTGGGGCATCGTGAGCCTGGCGCTGCTCATGGTCCTGTACGAAACCTTCGGCGGGATGCGCGCGGTGGCGTGGACCGACATGCTCCAGGGCGCGATGCTCCTGGTCGGAGCCATGGGGCTGTTCATCCTGCTGGAGAACACCGGTGGCGGCATGTCGGGCGCGCTCTCGCGCTTTCGCGAGCTCTGGCCGGACAAGGTGAGCCCGCCGCGGGGGAGGGACCTGGGGGCCTGGGTCGGGAGCATCGTGCTCTTTGCCGCCGGAGCGGCATGTTATCCCCATGCCATCCAGCGCATCTATGCCGCGCGCTCGGCAAAGGTGCTGCGCCGGTCCATGGCCATCAT
Protein-coding sequences here:
- a CDS encoding sodium:solute symporter family protein codes for the protein MKELLSGTVVLVFTGIYLAVLVGVALLATQRSRAAGAGEDPRDEHELGGRSLPLFVLLGTLYASQYSGNSFVGFSGKAARDGYEFIGSVLFMQSVIVGYLLYAGRLFKLSRVHRYRTPADFLLHRYEHKGLHLLASGLMIFALLNFVLSQLVAIGKITMVMGQSSDGMPLHPAWGIVSLALLMVLYETFGGMRAVAWTDMLQGAMLLVGAMGLFILLENTGGGMSGALSRFRELWPDKVSPPRGRDLGAWVGSIVLFAAGAACYPHAIQRIYAARSAKVLRRSMAIMVFMPLITTLPLFLIGIYAQALAGAKVLGSDEAMPLILDHIAGTPLGSVIALVVLAGAVSAMMSTADSALLTTSSIVNRDWLERYFLPGRSPHFYLRCSKITSWVVVASIAAVSIWSVANGHRIWQILSIKLEVLMQTAPAIWFGVRGRHLSGQWAFRAMLVGAAITLLGWLTWHNTDTGSYLLYFPTHEVPKNLESMRTLLGVQVGVWGLGANLMVCAIGSRISRMRAREDLAAA
- a CDS encoding inorganic diphosphatase, with the protein product MNLTELPAGPQAPEHIHVVIEIPRGGRVKYEYDPELQIFRVDRVLSSAMQYPAAYGFLPSSLADDGDALDVFVMISEPTVTGCLI